The sequence GCCCGAGTCGATGTAGCCGACGATCTTGTCGCGGTGCATCTTGGTGACGACGGGACCCATCTCGGCGTCCTTGTCGGTGGCCGGGCCGATCTTGAGCGATTCGACGCGCGGCTTGAGCTTGGCGACCAGCGCGTCGGCGGTGTCCTTGCCGACAGGAACGGCGACCGAGATGGCCATGCAGCGCTCGCCGGCCGAGCCGTAGCCGGCGCCCATCAGCGCGTCGGCCGCCTGGTCGAGGTCGGCATCGGGCAGGATGACCATGTGGTTCTTGGCGCCGCCCAGGGCCTGGACGCGCTTACCGGCCTTGGTGCCACGCTGGTAGACATATTCGGCAATCGGGGTCGAGCCGACGAAGCTCACCGCCTTGATGTCGGGATGGTCGAGGATGCCGTCGACCATCTCCTTGTCGCCATGGACGATGTTGAGGATGCCCTCGGGGAGTCCGGCTTCCATGAACAGGTTCCAGGCCAGCATGGAGGCGCTGGGATCGCGCTCGGAGGGCTTGAGGATGAAGGCGTTGCCGCAGGCTATGGCCGCCGGATACATCCACATCGGCACCATGGCCGGGAAGTTGAACGGGGTGATACCGGCGACGACGCCGAGCGGCTGCCGGTCCGAATAGCTGTCGATACTGGGGCCGACATTGCGGCTGAATTCGCCCTTGAGCAGTTGCGGGATGCCGCAGGCGAAATCGACACAGTCGATGCCGCGGGCAACTTCGCCCAGCGCATCGTCATGCACCTTGCCATGTTCCTTGCTGATCTCGCGGGCCAGGTCGTCGGCATGCTGGTCGAGCAGGGCCTTGAACTTGAACATGATGCGGGCGCGCTTCATGGGCGGTGTGTTGCCCCAGGAGACCTGTGCCTTCTTGGCCGAGGCGACCGC comes from Devosia oryziradicis and encodes:
- a CDS encoding CoA-acylating methylmalonate-semialdehyde dehydrogenase, with product MNVIENAVAGKRYVSSGRRVPVFNPATGEQSAELPLSTLSELNDAVASAKKAQVSWGNTPPMKRARIMFKFKALLDQHADDLAREISKEHGKVHDDALGEVARGIDCVDFACGIPQLLKGEFSRNVGPSIDSYSDRQPLGVVAGITPFNFPAMVPMWMYPAAIACGNAFILKPSERDPSASMLAWNLFMEAGLPEGILNIVHGDKEMVDGILDHPDIKAVSFVGSTPIAEYVYQRGTKAGKRVQALGGAKNHMVILPDADLDQAADALMGAGYGSAGERCMAISVAVPVGKDTADALVAKLKPRVESLKIGPATDKDAEMGPVVTKMHRDKIVGYIDSGVEQGASLVVDGRGFKLQGYEGGYYVGGTLFDNVTPDMTIYKEEIFGPVLSVVRADDYNSAVKLINDHEYGNGTAIFTRDGDAAREFADKIEVGMVGINVPIPVPVAYHSFGGWKRSLFGDHSIYGPEGVHFYTRLKTVTTRWPAGIKGGAEFSFPSVK